From the Candidatus Peregrinibacteria bacterium genome, one window contains:
- a CDS encoding ribonuclease J, translated as MMNRFFQKKPKPPQSFRGKKPPLEKQGGHPNVSQENREIQPNEKKGVLRAYILGGLNEVGKNCLALECNGDIIVVDVGMAFPDDEMLGVDFVIPDTTFLERNKKRIRGFVITHGHLDHIGALQHVLPKVGFPPLIMTKLTEGLVRKRLEEHGVNNQTTIHVVDPYKDTFQLGCFALEFFPVNHSIPDCMGVYGKTPAGTFVHTGDFKFDFTPADGNPAEVGRMAEIGKAGVDVLFCESTNAPKAGFCISEKVIAENLHEVVRNAQGRIILASFSSLVSRIQQVVHFANKYNRKVFISGRSMQNTLEIAAQLGFFKVPKGSIRRLGPAADELPANQVLILTTGSQGEPRSALTRIGHGTHPQITVQRGDTIVFSSSPIPGNERGVYSSINNLIRLGARVITNNTMDIHVSGHGHSGDIKLMHSLMRPKVIVPIHGEMFMREAHRDIAIDLGYPPEQIPLLENGDILEYENGSVRKSKSKIPAELILIDGLGMGDVGTKVMEERKIMANGGTLVVVLKVMAKSKRLVGDPDILSRGFIYMRESKEILSEAQQQAKKSYEIALREDAEVKRNDLKKAVQRSLSTLIYKRIQREPMIIPVIVEV; from the coding sequence GTGATGAATCGTTTTTTTCAAAAAAAACCAAAACCGCCACAATCATTTCGTGGCAAAAAACCTCCTTTAGAAAAACAAGGTGGGCATCCAAATGTTTCCCAAGAAAATCGGGAAATTCAACCGAATGAAAAAAAAGGGGTGCTCCGCGCCTATATTTTGGGAGGACTGAACGAAGTCGGAAAAAACTGTCTTGCGTTGGAATGTAACGGAGACATTATTGTTGTCGATGTCGGTATGGCATTCCCCGATGATGAAATGCTCGGGGTGGATTTTGTCATTCCCGATACTACATTTCTCGAGCGCAATAAAAAGCGTATTCGCGGTTTTGTTATTACCCACGGACATCTCGACCATATAGGAGCTTTACAACACGTTCTCCCAAAGGTTGGTTTTCCGCCACTGATTATGACAAAACTCACTGAGGGGCTCGTTCGAAAACGACTTGAGGAGCATGGGGTCAACAATCAAACAACAATCCATGTGGTTGATCCATACAAAGACACGTTCCAACTCGGATGTTTTGCTCTTGAGTTCTTTCCAGTAAACCATTCCATTCCCGACTGTATGGGTGTCTATGGAAAAACTCCAGCTGGGACTTTTGTTCACACAGGAGATTTTAAGTTCGATTTTACTCCGGCAGATGGAAATCCGGCAGAAGTGGGACGCATGGCAGAAATTGGAAAAGCGGGTGTGGACGTTCTTTTTTGCGAGAGCACCAATGCCCCAAAAGCGGGGTTTTGTATTTCGGAAAAAGTTATCGCCGAGAATCTGCACGAAGTTGTTCGAAATGCTCAAGGAAGAATTATTCTTGCAAGTTTTTCTTCACTCGTTTCCCGTATTCAGCAGGTTGTGCATTTTGCAAACAAATACAATCGCAAGGTTTTTATATCGGGACGGAGCATGCAAAATACCCTAGAAATTGCCGCTCAACTCGGATTTTTTAAGGTTCCAAAAGGATCCATTCGGCGCCTTGGTCCGGCAGCGGATGAGCTTCCTGCAAATCAAGTACTCATTCTCACAACTGGTTCTCAAGGAGAGCCACGAAGTGCACTGACGCGTATTGGACATGGAACACATCCACAAATTACCGTTCAAAGGGGAGATACTATTGTTTTTAGCAGTTCGCCTATTCCGGGAAACGAACGAGGAGTGTATTCGAGCATTAACAACCTTATTCGTCTTGGTGCGCGAGTTATTACAAATAACACCATGGATATTCACGTCTCCGGACATGGACATTCTGGCGACATCAAGCTTATGCATTCGCTTATGCGCCCTAAAGTGATTGTTCCTATTCACGGAGAAATGTTTATGCGAGAAGCACATCGCGATATTGCGATTGATCTCGGATACCCACCCGAACAGATTCCTCTTCTCGAAAACGGAGATATTTTGGAATACGAAAACGGAAGTGTTCGCAAATCAAAGAGCAAAATCCCTGCAGAGCTTATTCTTATCGATGGACTCGGCATGGGAGACGTAGGAACAAAAGTGATGGAGGAGCGCAAAATTATGGCAAATGGAGGAACACTCGTTGTGGTGCTCAAGGTAATGGCAAAAAGTAAACGACTCGTGGGCGATCCTGATATTCTTTCCCGCGGATTTATTTACATGCGCGAAAGCAAGGAGATTTTAAGTGAGGCCCAACAGCAAGCAAAAAAATCGTATGAAATCGCATTACGAGAAGATGCCGAAGTAAAGCGAAATGATCTCAAGAAGGCAGTTCAGAGGAGCCTAAGCACTCTCATCTACAAGCGGATTCAACGCGAACCGATGATTATTCCCGTTATTGTGGAGGTATAA
- the coaBC gene encoding bifunctional phosphopantothenoylcysteine decarboxylase/phosphopantothenate--cysteine ligase CoaBC, with protein sequence MKICLLVITGSVAALKAPELIRALQKEGFDVHCVVTKSGRAFITPAALCAVSQNPVLDNEWFSAENPPGILASPDYQHLFWAEHADIILVAPASADSIARLAHGRANGLFEAAVLATKKPVLIAPAMNTAMLTATATQKNMKILESRNVEVLPTESGTLACGTVGEGRLLPAEEISLFAKRFVSQSTLFGKKVLITLGRTEEPLDPVRVLTNKSSGKMGLALAREAFFRGAEVTLISGKTDVAIPNIFTEVLRVETAEEMFRETQKKIAEQSIAIFCAAVADFSSAEKQLEKIPSQKCQKKTISLSLVQTTDIAAECGKIKLQHQRFFGFALETSANAKVVAREKCERKHLDGIFLNSHRTLGEDSSEVFFLPKETSSEISFSGTKQKIATKMWDEMGKIIPPQ encoded by the coding sequence ATGAAAATCTGTCTTCTTGTCATCACTGGGTCGGTTGCCGCGCTCAAAGCTCCAGAGCTTATTCGTGCTCTGCAGAAAGAAGGCTTTGACGTTCATTGTGTTGTGACAAAATCGGGAAGAGCGTTTATTACTCCTGCGGCGCTCTGCGCTGTTTCACAAAATCCTGTGCTCGATAACGAATGGTTTTCTGCCGAGAATCCTCCTGGAATTTTGGCAAGCCCCGATTATCAGCATCTTTTTTGGGCGGAACATGCGGACATTATTCTTGTTGCTCCGGCAAGTGCAGATAGCATTGCTCGTTTAGCGCACGGAAGAGCAAATGGTCTTTTTGAGGCCGCTGTACTCGCCACAAAAAAACCGGTTCTCATTGCACCCGCCATGAATACCGCCATGCTCACGGCAACAGCAACACAAAAAAATATGAAAATCCTTGAGAGTCGAAATGTTGAAGTGCTTCCTACCGAATCGGGAACTCTTGCCTGTGGCACTGTAGGGGAAGGGCGACTTCTTCCAGCAGAAGAAATTTCCCTTTTCGCAAAGCGTTTTGTTTCACAGTCAACACTTTTCGGGAAAAAAGTACTCATCACACTTGGAAGAACAGAGGAGCCACTCGATCCCGTTCGAGTGCTCACAAATAAAAGTTCGGGGAAAATGGGGTTGGCATTGGCAAGAGAAGCGTTTTTCCGCGGAGCAGAAGTAACACTTATTTCTGGAAAAACAGATGTTGCTATTCCAAACATTTTCACAGAGGTGCTTCGAGTGGAAACGGCAGAGGAAATGTTCCGAGAAACGCAGAAAAAAATAGCAGAACAAAGCATTGCGATATTTTGTGCGGCGGTAGCGGATTTTTCTTCTGCTGAGAAACAATTGGAAAAAATTCCCTCTCAAAAATGCCAGAAAAAAACGATTTCGCTCAGTCTTGTTCAAACAACAGATATTGCGGCGGAATGCGGAAAAATAAAATTACAGCACCAACGATTTTTCGGTTTTGCGCTCGAAACGTCTGCCAATGCAAAAGTAGTGGCTCGGGAAAAATGCGAACGAAAACATCTCGATGGAATTTTTCTCAATTCCCATAGAACACTAGGAGAGGATTCTTCAGAAGTTTTCTTTCTTCCAAAAGAGACCTCCTCAGAGATCTCTTTTTCTGGAACAAAACAGAAGATAGCAACAAAAATGTGGGATGAGATGGGGAAAATTATACCTCCACAATAA
- a CDS encoding A/G-specific adenine glycosylase, with the protein MKQHFEYILSAILPWYKKNARLLPWRETRDPYYIWVSEIMLQQTQVSRVLDYYRRFLERFPTPESLAEAEWEDLLPVWQGLGYYSRGKNLLKTARILVRQYDGVFPKTSSELQKFPGIGSYTSAAIMSFAFGKPEPALDTNLLRIFQRFFGCTEKGVVSRAKALYERAGKNAPLLNHAFMDLGSEICGSRRAECKACPLQKKCHFYTSGKKEEWENTQISLSAGKKISVKKTAIEVAAACIRRDGKYLIARRPLEKGGNWEFPGGKREKGEDWRHAVKREILEELGINISVRPHFFEETWEEKEFFWRLRFFRCQILSGEPFPHEHDELLWISPEEFSKYNFPSANAKGIARLREMRA; encoded by the coding sequence ATGAAACAGCATTTTGAATATATTCTTTCGGCAATTCTTCCGTGGTATAAAAAGAATGCTCGTTTGCTTCCGTGGCGCGAAACACGAGATCCGTACTACATTTGGGTTTCTGAAATCATGCTTCAGCAGACGCAAGTTTCTCGGGTACTCGATTATTATCGACGTTTTTTAGAACGTTTTCCGACCCCTGAGTCTCTTGCAGAGGCAGAATGGGAAGATCTTCTTCCTGTGTGGCAGGGGCTTGGTTATTACTCTCGCGGAAAAAATCTTCTCAAAACAGCGCGAATTCTTGTACGACAATATGACGGAGTTTTCCCCAAAACTTCCTCCGAATTACAAAAGTTTCCGGGCATTGGTTCATACACTTCTGCCGCTATTATGAGTTTTGCCTTTGGAAAGCCGGAACCAGCGCTCGACACCAATCTTCTCCGCATATTTCAACGGTTTTTTGGATGTACGGAAAAAGGGGTCGTTTCGCGTGCGAAAGCACTTTACGAACGAGCAGGAAAAAATGCACCACTCCTTAATCACGCTTTTATGGATTTGGGTTCAGAAATTTGCGGAAGTCGTCGAGCAGAATGCAAAGCATGCCCCTTGCAGAAAAAATGTCATTTTTATACTTCTGGAAAAAAGGAAGAATGGGAAAACACTCAAATTTCTCTTTCTGCTGGGAAAAAGATTTCCGTAAAAAAAACAGCGATAGAAGTGGCGGCTGCGTGTATCCGTCGTGATGGAAAATATCTTATTGCGAGGCGCCCCTTAGAAAAAGGGGGGAATTGGGAATTTCCGGGAGGAAAGCGAGAAAAAGGAGAAGATTGGCGTCATGCAGTAAAGCGGGAGATTTTGGAAGAGCTTGGCATTAATATCTCCGTGCGTCCTCATTTTTTTGAAGAAACGTGGGAGGAAAAAGAGTTCTTTTGGCGACTTCGCTTTTTCCGATGTCAAATTCTCTCGGGAGAACCATTTCCACATGAGCACGATGAGCTTTTGTGGATTTCTCCAGAAGAATTTTCGAAATACAATTTTCCATCTGCCAACGCAAAAGGCATTGCGAGGCTTCGCGAGATGCGGGCATAG
- a CDS encoding ribonucleoside-diphosphate reductase subunit alpha, which translates to MSPAPISYQIQKRNGTLTDFDVFKIQNAISKASGAAGEFDSNLPERLTERVVRLLDEHYMQSEKPLSVEQIQDMVEIVLMKAGHLKIAKNYILYRAEHKKIREQKQEEVRKKVEHRTFTVLAEDGSEILFNPSEWEERIHELSDDLHNISSDRIFEEATRLLYDGMKASELPVAILNATRTLSEKHYDYSFLAARLLCDQLQQNILESKNLTEEFEHYISRGIEYKLLNPELKKFDLKKIASAIDFKRDQLFQYLGARTIADRYLLKTPTRPQKIFELPQWMWMRVAMGLSLKEENREERAIEFYNVLSQFLFVSSTPTLFNSGTTHSQMSSCYLNTVDDSLTGIFKSYADVAQLSKFAGGIGTDWSNIRSTGAMIRGTNGASQGVIPFLKIFNDVCLAVNQGGKRKGAMAAYLEIWHGDIEEFMELRKNTGDERRRAHDIHPVLWIPDLFMKRVMENKEWTLFSPDEVPELHHLYGKVFEKKYEEYEKSGIPSARKVKAADIWRKALTMLYETGHPWITFKDPCNIRSPQDHVGVVHNSNLCTEITLNDSTDETAVCNLGSLNLANMVKSGKLDEDRIRETVRVAMRMLDNVIDINFYPTKEAENANFRHRPVGLGMMGYHDALYQLGIDFASEEQIVFADESMEIISYYTILASSELAAERGSYSSYKGSKWDRGILPVDSLSLLEEERGIALTIPKGGKRDWKKVREHIQRHGMRNSNCMAIAPTATISNIAGSVPCVEPIFKNIYMKENLSGNFLVINKYMIDDLVSEQLWDDDMLIQLKGNDGSLAKIEGIPAKLKKKYLETFEIEPRFVTESAARRQKWIDQACSTNIFLKTTSGKMLSQTYIDLWKMGLKTTYYLRTIAASQITKTVEIPASITKSSPPKSPSFSKEKERSLPGSAIDGKKTCSILDPDCEACQ; encoded by the coding sequence ATGTCTCCTGCTCCCATTTCGTATCAAATTCAAAAAAGAAACGGAACGCTTACCGATTTTGATGTTTTCAAAATTCAAAATGCTATTTCAAAAGCATCTGGTGCGGCGGGGGAATTTGATTCCAATCTTCCCGAGCGACTTACCGAAAGGGTTGTTCGACTTTTGGATGAACACTACATGCAATCAGAAAAACCGCTTAGCGTAGAGCAGATTCAAGATATGGTGGAAATTGTACTCATGAAAGCGGGGCACCTAAAGATTGCAAAAAACTATATTCTCTATCGCGCAGAGCACAAAAAAATTCGAGAGCAAAAGCAAGAAGAGGTTCGAAAAAAAGTCGAACACCGCACGTTCACTGTTTTGGCAGAAGATGGCTCAGAAATCCTCTTCAATCCTTCGGAGTGGGAAGAGCGCATCCATGAGCTTTCGGATGATCTCCACAATATTTCTTCTGACCGTATTTTTGAGGAAGCAACAAGGCTTCTCTACGATGGTATGAAGGCCTCTGAGCTTCCGGTAGCGATTTTAAATGCCACTCGAACACTCTCAGAAAAACACTACGACTATTCATTTCTTGCGGCACGACTTTTATGCGATCAGCTTCAGCAAAACATCTTGGAATCAAAAAATTTGACCGAAGAATTTGAGCACTATATCAGTCGTGGTATTGAGTACAAACTCCTCAATCCTGAGCTCAAAAAATTTGACCTCAAAAAAATTGCTTCCGCCATCGATTTTAAAAGAGACCAACTCTTTCAATACCTTGGCGCTCGCACCATTGCCGATCGATACCTTTTAAAAACTCCAACGCGTCCACAAAAAATATTCGAACTTCCTCAGTGGATGTGGATGCGTGTTGCTATGGGACTTTCTCTTAAAGAAGAAAATCGGGAGGAACGCGCTATCGAATTCTACAATGTTCTTTCTCAATTCCTGTTTGTTTCAAGCACGCCAACACTTTTCAATTCGGGAACAACCCACTCTCAAATGAGTAGTTGTTATTTAAACACCGTGGACGATTCGCTCACCGGAATTTTTAAGTCGTACGCGGATGTTGCTCAGCTTTCAAAATTTGCTGGAGGAATTGGTACAGACTGGAGCAATATTCGCTCTACCGGCGCCATGATCCGCGGAACCAACGGTGCAAGCCAAGGGGTGATTCCATTTCTCAAAATTTTTAATGATGTCTGCCTCGCAGTCAACCAAGGAGGAAAACGAAAAGGAGCTATGGCAGCGTATTTGGAAATATGGCACGGCGATATTGAAGAGTTCATGGAACTTCGCAAAAACACAGGAGACGAGCGTCGACGAGCGCACGATATTCATCCGGTACTCTGGATTCCCGATCTCTTCATGAAACGCGTCATGGAGAACAAGGAGTGGACGCTTTTTTCTCCAGACGAGGTGCCAGAACTACACCATCTTTATGGAAAGGTGTTTGAGAAAAAATATGAGGAATACGAAAAAAGCGGTATTCCAAGCGCACGAAAAGTTAAAGCGGCGGATATTTGGCGAAAAGCGCTTACCATGCTTTATGAAACCGGTCATCCTTGGATCACTTTTAAAGACCCCTGCAATATTCGCTCTCCGCAAGATCACGTTGGTGTTGTGCACAATAGTAATCTCTGCACAGAAATTACGCTCAACGACAGTACAGATGAAACAGCTGTCTGCAACCTTGGAAGTCTGAATTTGGCAAACATGGTAAAAAGCGGAAAGCTCGACGAAGACCGTATCCGCGAAACGGTTCGCGTTGCCATGCGCATGCTCGACAATGTGATTGATATTAATTTTTACCCAACAAAAGAAGCAGAAAATGCCAACTTTCGACATCGTCCAGTAGGACTTGGCATGATGGGGTATCATGATGCGCTCTACCAACTCGGAATTGATTTTGCGAGTGAAGAGCAGATTGTCTTTGCAGATGAATCGATGGAAATTATTTCGTACTACACTATTCTTGCGAGTTCAGAACTAGCGGCAGAACGCGGAAGCTACTCTTCATACAAGGGATCAAAGTGGGATCGTGGCATTCTTCCTGTTGATTCTCTCAGCCTTTTGGAAGAAGAGCGTGGTATTGCACTCACCATTCCCAAGGGCGGAAAACGAGACTGGAAAAAGGTTCGAGAACATATTCAAAGACATGGCATGCGAAACAGCAACTGCATGGCGATTGCGCCCACGGCAACTATTTCAAACATTGCTGGAAGCGTTCCGTGCGTTGAGCCGATTTTTAAGAACATCTACATGAAGGAAAACCTTTCAGGAAACTTTCTTGTGATCAACAAATACATGATTGATGATCTTGTTTCAGAGCAACTGTGGGATGATGATATGCTCATCCAGCTCAAAGGAAATGACGGATCTCTCGCAAAAATAGAAGGTATTCCCGCAAAACTGAAGAAGAAATATCTCGAGACTTTTGAAATAGAACCACGATTTGTTACCGAATCCGCCGCGCGTCGCCAAAAATGGATTGATCAAGCGTGCTCCACCAATATTTTCCTCAAGACAACCAGCGGAAAAATGCTCAGTCAAACCTATATCGATCTCTGGAAAATGGGTCTCAAAACCACCTATTACCTCCGCACCATTGCCGCAAGTCAAATTACAAAAACCGTAGAAATTCCGGCGAGCATTACCAAATCTTCTCCACCAAAATCACCTTCTTTTTCGAAAGAAAAAGAGAGGTCTTTGCCAGGAAGTGCCATAGATGGAAAAAAAACCTGTTCCATTTTAGATCCCGATTGCGAGGCATGTCAGTAG